The region ACGCGAGGTGCGCAGGAAAAAGATTGCGATGGTCTTCCAGTCATTTGCGCTAATGCCCCATATGACGGTGCTGGATAATGCCGCCTTTGGCATGGAATTAGCCGGTATTCCGGCGCACGAACGCCAGGAAAAAGCGCTGGATGCGCTGCGTCAGGTTGGGCTGGAGAATTATGCGCACAGTTATCCGGATGAACTTTCTGGCGGTATGCGCCAGCGTGTTGGTCTGGCGCGCGCATTAGCCATCAACCCCGATATCTTATTAATGGATGAAGCCTTCTCCGCGCTCGATCCATTAATTCGCACCGAAATGCAGGATGAACTGGTAAAGCTTCAGGCCCGCCACCAGCGCACCATTGTATTTATTTCCCACGATCTGGATGAGGCCATGCGTATTGGCGACAGGATTGCCATTATGCAAAACGGTGAAGTGGTACAGGTCGGCACGCCGGATGAAATATTGAATAATCCGGCCAATGATTATGTGCGTACCTTCTTCCGTGGTGTGGATATTAGTCAGGTATTTAGCGCCAAAGATATTGCACGGCGTACTCCCGTTGGGCTGATTCGCAAAACGCCAGGCTTCGGCCCGCGTTCGGCGCTGAAAGTGTTGCAGGATGAAGATCGTGAATTCGGGTATGTGATTGAACGCGGCAATAAGTTTGTCGGCGTTGTTTCCATCGACTCCCTGAAAGAGGCGCTCGGTCAAAGCCAGGGAATCGAGGCGGCGTTAATCGACTCCCCGCTTGCGGTGGATGCAGAAACGCCGCTCAGCGAGTTGCTCTCCCACGTTGGGCAAGCGCCCTGCGCCGTACCGGTGGTCGGTGAAGAGCAACAGTATGTGGGCATCATCTCTAAACGGATGCTGCTGCAGGCTTTAGATCGCGAGGGGGCGAACAATGGCTGATCAAAACAACCCGTGGGATAGCGCACCGGCAACCGACAACGCCGCGCAGTCTGCGGATGCCTGGGGCGGCGGCAGTAGCGCACCAGCCGATGGCGGCAGCGCTGACTGGCTGCACAGCGCGCCGGCACCCGCGCCGGAACACTTCAATATTATGGATCCGTTCCACAAGACGCTGATCCCGCTCGATAGCTGGGTAACGCAGGCGATCGACTGGGTGGTGATGCACTTCCGCCCGTTGTTTCAGGGCATTCGCGTGCCGGTGGATTACATCCTCAGCGCATTCCAGCAGATGCTGCTGGGCATGCCCGCGCCGGTGGCGATTATTCTTTTCTCGCTGATCGCCTGGCAGATGAGCAGCGCCGGAATGGGCGTTGCCACGCTGGTATCACTGATTGCTATTGGTGCTATCGGTGCCTGGTCGCAGGCGATGGTGACATTGGCGCTGGTACTGACCGCCCTGCTGTTCTGCGTGGTGATCGGTTTGCCAATGGGCATCTGGCTGGCACGTAGCCAGCGCGCGGCGAAAATCGTTCGCCCGCTGCTGGATGCGATGCAGACCACCCCCGCGTTTGTCTACCTGGTGCCGATTGTGATGCTGTTTGGTATCGGCAACGTACCGGGCGTGGTGGTGACGATTATCTTCGCCCTGCCGCCGGTGGTACGTCTGACTATTCTCGGCATCAACCAGGTGCCGGCCGATTTGATCGAAGCCTCGCGCTCATTTGGCGCAAGCCCGCGCCAGATGTTGTTTAAAGTACAGTTACCGCTGGCCATGCCCACCATTATGGCGGGAATTAACCAGACGTTGATGCTTGCCCTCTCCATGGTAGTGATCGCCTCGATGATCGCCGTTGGCGGGCTTGGCCAGATGGTACTGCGCGGTATTGGCCGCCTTGATATGGGGCTTGCCACCGTTGGCGGCGTGGGGATTGTTATCCTCGCTATCATTCTCGACCGCCTGACGCAGGCTGTCGGTCGCGATTCCCGCAGCCGCGGTAATCGCCGCTGGTATCAAACCGGCCCGCTGGGTCTGCTGACCCGCCCTTTCGCTAAATAATCTGTCGCCCGGCAACTCGCCGGGCAGCAGTATCCCACCTGAACAATAAGGAACAACGATGCGACATAGCGTACTTTTTGCCACAGCGTTTGCCACCCTTGTCTCGACCAGTGCATTTGCTGCAGACGCAGAACTGCCAGGCAAAGGCATCACTGTGAAGCCTTTTCAAAGCACTATTGCCGAAGAGAGTTTCCAGACATTGCTGGTGAGCCGCGCCCTTGAAAAACTCGGTTACACCGTGAATACCCCAGACGAAGTGGATTACAACGTGGGTTACACCTCAATGGCGGCGGGCGATGTCACCTTTACCGCCGTCAACTGGCAACCGCTGCATGACGACATGTATGCCGCCGCCGGGGGCGACAAAAAATTCTACCGTGAAGGCACCTATGTCACCGGCGCGGCGCAGGGGTATTTGATCGATAAGAAAACCGCCGAGAAATATCACATCACCAACATTGAGCAGCTAAAAGATCCGAAAATCGCCAGGCTGTTTGACGGTAACGGCGACGGCAAAGCCGACATGATGGGTTGCTCACCGGGCTGGGGCTGTGAAGCGGTGATTAACCACCAGCATCAGGCTTATGGTCTGGAAAATACTGTCACCGTTAGCCACGGGAACTACTCGGCGATGATGGCGGATACCATTACCCGTTTCAAAGAGGGCAAACCGGTGCTCTATTACACCTGGACGCCGTACTGGGTCAGCGACGTGCTGAAACCGGGTAAAGATGTGGTCTGGCTGCAAGTGCCGTTCTCTTCCCTGCCGGGGGAACAGAAAGATATCGACACCAAACTGCCAAACGGCATGAACTACGGGTTCCCGGTGAATACCATGCATATTGTTGCTAACAAAGCCTGGGCCGAGAAAAACCCGGCCGCGGCGAAACTTTTCGCCGTGATGAAACTGCCGCTGGCCGATATCAATGCCGAAAACGCCATGATGCATGCAGGCAAATCCTCTGAAGCGGATATTCAGGGTCACGTTGATGGCTGGATCAAAGCGCACCAGCAGCAGTTCGACGGCTGGATCAAAGAGGCGCTTGCCGCACAGAAATAACCTGTCGCCGTCACCCCTTCAACAGCGCCATCGGTTTTTTGCCGGATGGCGCTGTTGCTTATTCAGGCAGTACCTGTTCGCCCGTTGCCTGTTGCCTGTTGCCTGTTGCCTGTTGCCCGTTGCCCGTTGCCCGTTGCCCGTTGCCCGTTGCCTGTTCGCCTGTTCGCCTGTTCGCCTGTTCGCCTGTTCGCCTGTTCGCCTGTTCGCCTGTTCGCCTGTTCGCCTGGCAGGGTACGTTACCGCACGTTCCGACACGCGATCTTCCTCACAAAATTCAATCTATTGGCTATGATGAGTGTCTGGAAAAAACATACCTGACTGACAACGCCAATGAACACACCGAACCAGGGTCTCAGCCCGGCGCTGATTGCGCTGATGTCCGTTGCCACCGGCCTCGCTGTCGCCAGCAACTACTATGCACAACCGCTCCTCGATACCATCGCCCACGCCTTTTCGCTCACGCCCAACCAGGCCGGATTTATTGTTACCGCTGCCCAGCTTGGCTACGCCGCCGGGCTGTTATTTCTCGTGCCGCTTGGCGATATGTTCGAACGACGTTCGCTGATCGTACTGATGACACTGCTGTCGGCAGGCGGCATGCTGATCACCGCCAGTAGTTCGTCGCTCGGTCTGATGATCCTCGGCACGGCGCTGACCGGGCTGTTTTCCGTGGTGGCGCAAATTCTCGTACCGCTGGCCGCCACGCTGGCAACCCCGGACAAACGCGGCAAAGTGGTGGGCACGATCATGAGCGGTCTGCTGCTCGGCATTTTGCTGGCACGCACCGTTGCCGGATTACTGGCAAGCCTCGGCGGCTGGCGCACGGTTTACTGGGTCGCCAGCGTATTAATGGTGCTAATGGCGCTGGCGCTGTGGCGCGGGCTGCCGAAAATCAAGCAAGATAATCACCTTAATTATCTGCAACTGCTTGGCTCGATATTTGGCCTGTTTGCCGGTGACAAACTGTTACGTACCCGGGCAATGCTTGGCTGCCTGAGCTTTGCGAACTTCAGCATTTTGTGGACGTCAATGGCGTTCCTGCTGGCCTCACCGCCGTTTCAGTTCTCCGAGGCGACGATCGGCCTGTTTGGCCTGGTGGGCGCCGCAGGCGCACTTGGCGCACGGCAGGCCGGTGGGCTGGCGGATCGGGGTCACGCCCATCTCACCACCACCGGCGGCCTGATCCTGTTGCTGCTCTCGTGGGTGGCTATCTGGCTTGGACACAGCTCGGTTATCGCCTTGATTATTGGCATTATCGTGCTGGATCTCACCGTGCAGGGGGTGCATATCACCAACCAGACGGTTATCTATCGCGTAAAACCGGACGCGCGAAACCGCCTGACCGCCGGGTATATGACCAGCTATTTTATTGGCGGCGCGGCGGGCTCGCTGATCTCCGCTTCCGCATGGCAACACGCCGGCTGGACAGGAGTTTGCCTGGCGGGTAGCGTTCTGGCACTGCTGAATCTGCTGGTTTGGTGGCGAGGATTTCACCGCCAGGAGGCGGCAATCTAAGCACTCCCCCACGTTTGCACGTTTCGGAGGAACACCGGGGTGTTAACGAGTCCCTCAGTCTGTTAAGGTTATGGGACTTGTTTATCCCGGTTATATTAACGTGGGTGATATATAACAAACATTATGGATATGGATAGTTCAGTAACCGCAACAAAGAGCACGTCTGACCAGAGCGCGACATTTCTGGAGGGTATCAAAGACAGCCTTCCCATCGTTTTGAGTTACGTCCCCGTCGCGTTTGCCTTTGGCATGAATGCCACCAAACTCGGTTTTACCCCACTCGAAAGCGTTTTCTTCTCCTGCATTATTTATGCGGGTGCCAGCCAGTTCGTCATCACCACCATGCTTGCCGCGGGTAGCGCATTATGGGTTGCCGCGCTGACTGTGATGGCCATGGATGTTCGCCACGTGCTTTATGGCCCGTCGCTGCGCAGCCGTATTCTGCAACCGCTCAAAAACCGCAAAACGGCCGTCTGGGCTTTTGGCCTGACGGATGAGGTATTTGCCGCCGCCACCGCGAAGCTGGTGCGAGATAACCGTCGCTGGAGCGAGAACTGGATGATCGGCATCGCCTTATTTTCCTGGCTTTCATGGGTGGCGGGCACGGTGCTGGGTGCGTTTTCCGGCGACGGGCTGCTCGATGGTTACCCGGCGGTGGAATCGGCGTTAGGGTTTATGTTGCCCGCGCTGTTTATGAGTTTCCTGCTGGCCTCGTTCCAGCGTCGCCAGATAAGTGCCGTGACGGCGGCGTTGCTCGGCGCACTGGCGGGCGTCACGCTGTTTTCCATTCCTGCCGCGATTCTGGCGGGGATTTTCGCCGGTTGCCTGGCCGCGCTGGTACAGGCGTTTTATCAAGGAGCATCGGATGCGCAATGAGGTGCTGCTGCTCGGCCTGCTGGTGGGCTGCGTCAATTTTTTATTCCGTTATCTGCCGTTGCGTATCCGCGCCGGACAGTCGCGCCCGGCGAAACGCGGTGTGAGCGGTGTGTTTTTGGACACCATTGGCATTGCGTCCATCTGCGCGCTGCTGGTGGTTTCCTGCGTGCCGGAAATCGCCGCCGACAGCCGCCGTTTGCTGCCGACACTTGCCGGTTTCGCGGTGCTCGGCGTGAGTTTCTGGAAAACACGCAGCATTATTCTCCCCACGCTACTGAGCGCTTTCGCGTACGGAATCGTCTGGAAACTCCTGGCAGATGCATAGATAAGGCAAATTTATTACTACAAATAATACATTTACTTTATTTGTCACTGTCGTTACTATATCGACTGCAATTAATGAGGTTATACCCAAATGGATAGTTCGTTTACGCCCATTGAACAAATGCTTAAGTTTCGCGCCAGCCGCTATGAAGATTTCCCGTTTCAGGAAATTCTGTTAACCCGCCTGTGTATGCATATGCAGGGCAAGTTGCTGGAAAACCGCAATAAGATGCTGAAAGCGCAGGGCATTAACGAGACATTGTTTATGGCGCTGATTACCCTGGAATCCCAGGAAAATCACAGTATTCAGCCTTCTGAGCTGAGTAGCGCGCTGGGTTCATCCCGTACCAATGCGACACGCATCGCTGATGAGCTGGAAAAGCGCGGCTGGATTGAGCGTCGCGAAAGCGATAACGATCGTCGCTGTCTGCACCTGCAACTGACCGAGAAAGGTCACGAGTTCCTGCGCCAGGTTCTGCCCCCGCAGCATAACTGCCTGCATCAACTCTGGTCTTCGCTGAGCGTTGGCGAGAAAGATCAGCTTGAGCATATCACCCGAAAACTCCTGACGCGTCTCGACCAGATGGAAGAGGACGACGTCATTCTCGAGGCGTTGCGCTAACGCGATAAGACGCTCGAATATCCAGGATATAAGAATACTGAAAAGCCAGTATCTACTGGCTTTTTTGGCAAAAACAGGCCGGCGTTTGCCGGGATGAAAATAAGAAGATCGTGGAGAAAAGCATGAGCGCAAATGCGGAGAGTCAAACCCCGCAGCAACCGGTCAAAAAGAAAGGCAAACGTAAAAACGCCCTTCTTCTGCTGACCTTGCTCTTTATTGTTATTGCCGTGGCATACGGGATTTATTGGTTTTTGGTACTGCGTCACTTCGAGGAGACCGATGACGCGTACGTGGCAGGGAACCAGGTACAAATCATGGCGCAGGTGTCCGGCAGCGTGACGAAAGTCTGGGCCGATAACACTGATTTCGTCAAACAGGGCGATGTGCTGGTAACGCTGGACGCAACTGACGCGCAGCAGGCGTTTGAAAAAGCGCAAACCGCGCTGGCAAGCAGCGTTCGCCAGACCCGCCAGTCAATCATCAACAGCAAGCAGTTGCAGGCGAGCATTGAGCTGAAAAAAACCGCCCTCGCCCAGGCGCAGAGCGATTTTAACCGCCGCGTGCCGCTCGGCAGTGCCAACCTGATTGGCCGTGAAGAGCTGCAACACGCCCGTGATGCCGTGGCCAGCGCGCAAGCAGAGCTGGATGTCGCCATTCAGCAGTACAACGCTAACCAGGCCATCGTGCTTGATACCCGTCTGGAAGATCAACCGGCGGTAAAACAAGCTGCGACCGAAGTTCGCAATAGCTGGCTGGCGCTGCAACGAACTAAAATCGTCAGCCCAATCACCGGCTACGTTTCCCGCCGCGCCGTGCAGCCTGGCGCACAGATCACAACGTCCACCGCGCTGATGGCTGTCGTTCCGGCCAGTAACCTGTGGGTGGATGCGAACTTTAAAGAGACGCAGCTTGCGCATATGCGTATTGGTCAGAGCGCGACCATCATCAGCGACATTTACGGCGATGAAGTGAAGTACACCGGTAAAGTGGTTGGCCTGGATATGGGCACCGGCAGTGCGTTCTCGCTGCTGCCTGCGCAAAACGCCACCGGTAACTGGATCAAAGTGGTTCAGCGTCTGCCGGTACGTATTGAGCTGGATGCAAAACAACTCGCCGACCATCCGCTGCGTATTGGTCTGTCCACGCTGGTGAAAGTGGATACCGCCGATCGTGAAGGTCAGGTGCTGGCAAGCCAGGTGCGCACCAGCCCGGCCTATGAAAGCAACGCCCGGGAAATCAGCCTTGAGCCGGTCAACACCTTGATCGAAAACATCGTGAAAGCCAACGCCGGTTAATCTGAGGTGAGTGCAATGCAACAGAAACCGCTGGAAGGCGCGCAGCTGGTCATTATGACCATTGCGTTGTCGCTTGCGACCTTCATGCAGGTGCTGGACTCGACCATCGCTAACGTTGCTATTCCGACTATTGCCGGTAACCTTGGCTCCTCGCTGAGCCAGGGTACCTGGGTGATCACCTCATTCGGGGTGGCAAACGCCATCTCGATTCCGATCACCGGCTGGCTGGCGAAACGCGTTGGGGAAGTGAAGCTGTTTCTCTGGTCTACCGTCGCCTTCGCAATTGCCTCCTGGGCGTGCGGCGTCTCCAGCAGTCTGGGGATGCTTATCTTCTTTCGTGTGATCCAGGGGATTGTCGCCGGGCCGCTGATCCCGCTGTCACAGAGTTTGTTGCTCAGCAACTATCCCCCTGCCAAGCGCTCTATCGCGCTGGCGCTGTGGTCAATGACGGTGATCGTCGCGCCGATTTGCGGGCCGATCCTCGGCGGCTATATCAGCGATAACTACCACTGGGGCTGGATCTTCTTTATCAACGTACCGATCGGTGCGCTGGTGGTGTTGCTGACGCTGCAAAGCCTGCGTGGGCGCGAAACACGTACCGAGCAGCGGCGCATTGATGGCGTAGGGCTGGCGTTGCTGATCGTCGGTATCGGTAGCCTGCAGGTGATGCTCGACCAGGGTAAAGAGCTCGACTGGTTTAACTCGACGGAGATCATCGTGCTGACGATTGTCGCCGTGGTGTCGATAAGTTTCCTGGTGGTGTGGGAGTTGACCGACGATAACCCGATAGTCGATCTGTCGCTGTTTAAGTCACGCAACTTTACCATCGGCTGCTTGTGTATCAGCCTTGCCTATATGCTCTATTTCGGCGCGATTGTGTTGTTACCACAGTTGTTGCAGGAAGTGTATGGCTACACCGCGACCTGGGCGGGGCTGGCTTCTGCGCCGGTTGGCGTGATCCCGGTGCTGTTGTCGCCGATTATTGGCCGCTTCGCGCATAAGCTGGATATGCGCCGTCTGGTGACGTTCAGCTTTATTATGTATGCGGTGTGCTTCTACTGGCGTGCGTATACCTTCGAGCCGGGCATGGATTTCGGCGCTTCGGCGTGGCCTCAGTTCATTCAGGGTTTCGCGGTGGCGTGCTTCTTTATGCCGCTGACGACCATCACCCTTTCCGGTTTGCCACCAGAGCGACTGGCGGCGGCGTCGAGCCTGTCGAACTTCGCGCGTACGCTGGCGGGCTCGATCGGAACCTCGATCACCACGACGCTGTGGACGAACCGGGAATCGATGCATCATGCGCAGCTTACAGAGTCGGTCAATCCGTACAATCCGAACTCGCAGGAAATCTATAACCAGCTGCAGGGAATGGGCATGTCGCAGCAACAGGCTTCCGGCTGGATAGCGCAGCAGATAACCAACCAGGGGCTGATTATCTCCGCCAATGAGATTTTCTGGTTCTCTGCGGGGGTGTTCCTGATCTTGCTGGGGCTGGTGTGGTTTGCCAAACCGCCATTTGGTGCGGGCGGCGGCGGCGGCGGCGCGCATTAACCTGAAAAGCAAATCGCCTCCTGATGGAGGCGATTTTTTTAATGGCTTGTTTTACTTCTCAATGCCGAGAACTTCCAGCGTCATCACGGAAGTCACGCCGGGCGGTACAGCGCCAGGTATACCTTCCTCGCCGTAAGCCAGCTCGGTGGGAACATAAATCTTCACTCTGCCACCCACGACCAGTTTTTTTACACCAGCACGCATCACCATCGGCAGCTCGCTCACGCGCGCGGTGTTGACTTCGTTCTGTGCGAGCACCTGCCCGGAGCTGACCTTTTCATCCACTTTGAAACGAATGACATCGGTATCGCCAATAGCGGCACCCGGCCCACGTTTTTCAACCAAATAGACCACGCCGTTATCCGCCTGCACCGCGCCCTTTAGCTTCGCCGCATCGGCCAGCAACTGCTGTCCTTGCTTCTTGTTACGGGTTATTTCGCGTTGCCGCGCATCGTCTACCTGCTTGTTGAGCGTACTGAGGATCTTTTCCAGCTCTGCATTCTGCATTTGCAGAGTGTTAGCGAATTTATCCTGCAAGCCCTGCAAAAAAGCCGTCGGCATAAATTTCTGCCCGATATCTTTGAGCACCTCGCTCTCAAGCTGGACTTTTGCCGCAAACCAGACACCCCAGGCATAGTTAACGCGGGCGTGTTCTGATTTTTTCGCCGCCAGTGAGAAGGCTGGCGAAGCCGCTTTCGTTGCTGCAGTTTTTGCTACGGCTGGCGTAGCCTGTGCCGCTGCGAGCTGCTGCTCCACTTGCGCTTTCTGCTCGCTACTCTGCTTCAGCTTCGCTTCCAGCTCGGCGAGTTGCGCACTCTGCCCGGTAGTTTGCTTTGTCGCCTCCGCCAGTTGCGCATCTGCCGTTTCGCGCGTTTTATTCGCCTCAGCGAGCTGTTTTTCCAGCTCTGCCGTTTTCGCCGTCGCCAGCCGATGTTTCTCCTCAGATGCAGCAGCCTGCTCTTTCGCCTCCGCCAGCTGCTGCTGCGCCAGCGCATTCTCTTCACTGCGCTGCTTCAGCTTCGCTTCCAGCTCGGCGAGCTGTGCGCTCTGCCCGCTAGTTTGCTTTGTCACGTCAGCCAGCTGCGCATCTGCCGTTTCGCGCGTTTTATTCGCCTCAGCGAGCTGTTTTTCCAGCTCCGCCGTTTTCGCCGTTGCCAGCGTATTCTCTTCACTGCACTGCTTCAGCTTCGCTTCCAGCGCGGCGAGTTGCGCGCTCTGCCTGGTAGTTTGCTTTGTCGCCTCAGACAGTTGCGCATCTGCTGCTTCGCGCGTTTTATTCGCCTCAGCAAGCTGTTTTTCCAGATCTGCCGTTTTCGCCGTCGCCAGCTGGCGTTTCTCCTCAGATGCAGCGGCCTGCTCTTTCGCTTCCGCCAGCTGCTGCTGCGCCAGCGCATTCTCTTCACTGCGCTGTTTCAGCTTCGCTTCCAGCTCGGCAAGTTGCGTGCTCTGCCCGCTAGTTTGCTTTGTCGCCTCAACCAGTTGCGCATCTGCTGCTTCGCGCGTTTTATTCGCCTCAGCGAGCTGTTTTTCCAGCTCCGCCGTTTTCGCCATCGCCAGCTGGCGTTTCTCCTCAGATGCCGCGGCCTGCTCTTTCGCCTCCGCCAGCTGCTGCTGTAGCACTTTGTTATCGTTGCTCATCGACTGGAGTTGTTCGGCGTCCTGGGGACGCGGCGTTGCCTGAACCGTATTTAACTGCTGTTTCGCTTGCGCTTTCTCTTCACTACTTTGCTTTAGCGCCTCCTCCAGCTTCTCAATACGGGATGCCTGCATACTCATCTTTTTCATGGCGGCATCAAGCTGGCTGTTTAATGCGTCACCGGATTTATTTGCCTGCGCCAGTTGTTGGCTAAGTGCCTGTAACTGCTGGCGCTGATTATCACCTTCACCAGACGCCTCCCCGGGTTTTACGATCGCGGCGGCCTGCTTTTTCCGTAGCGTTTTGATTTCATGCTGTAGCGCGGCAAGCTGGTCCTTAAGCTGCTTGATGTGTTGTTCACTCGAATCGGGTTTTGGCGCTGGCAGTTTCACAGGGGCGAGAGGTGGCGGGACAACAACCTCCCCTGCGGCACCCCGATCAACCGTAAACGGTGAGTTCGGTTCGGCCGATATGATATGTTCTTTGTTGAGGCGTTCGAGTAATAAATCGGGCTCAGCATAGACGGAAAGAGAGAAAACCGATAACAATACAGCAGAGGAGTGGCGTAGTTTTATCATAACTGTTTCAGCGTATTTGCTCGGCTGGACATATTCGCGAATACCGCGCTGCGCACGCGAGAACAAACAACTTCTACCTTGTTATCAATTTCCGTTTTCATTATTTCAGCGGCGTTCTTATCAATTATTGGCTGATTTTTCTTATAGACTTCGTAGCTATTATTAATCGTCTTAAATTGCTGGGTGTAGGTTTGAAACGCCGATTTATCCAAACCTTTTAATGCGGTAAGCCATTCGTAGCACTGCTGCGCCTGCTGCTTCTGCGGGGAGTCTTTCACCACCGAAGGCACTGTTGATTTAACACATCCCGTTAATGCAAAAGATAACAAAAGGGAGACACATAAAAGGTAAAGTTGTGAGCGTCGCATAATATCCTCATCACTCAGACATATTCTTTCACTGAAATTCATTCAGTTAATAGATAAATTTAACATGGAATATCGGTCAAATAACAACGAGGATGAAAACTATCACGGCAGCATTTAAATAACAATAAGAAGACCCATACCCACAAAGGATATTGTTCAGGCATCATTTATCTTTATATATATAGATAAATAATATTTTTAATGAATAAATAATATTGAAAGGCGTTTGAGTAAAAATAATAATGCCGCCTTCCGGGCAGAAAGGCGGCATGGGAAACTAGATATGCAGTTCCTGCAATTTTTCTTTCGGCAGGGCGAGTTCTTCGTTGCTGTTAA is a window of Enterobacter sp. R4-368 DNA encoding:
- a CDS encoding FKBP-type peptidyl-prolyl cis-trans isomerase N-terminal domain-containing protein, translated to MIKLRHSSAVLLSVFSLSVYAEPDLLLERLNKEHIISAEPNSPFTVDRGAAGEVVVPPPLAPVKLPAPKPDSSEQHIKQLKDQLAALQHEIKTLRKKQAAAIVKPGEASGEGDNQRQQLQALSQQLAQANKSGDALNSQLDAAMKKMSMQASRIEKLEEALKQSSEEKAQAKQQLNTVQATPRPQDAEQLQSMSNDNKVLQQQLAEAKEQAAASEEKRQLAMAKTAELEKQLAEANKTREAADAQLVEATKQTSGQSTQLAELEAKLKQRSEENALAQQQLAEAKEQAAASEEKRQLATAKTADLEKQLAEANKTREAADAQLSEATKQTTRQSAQLAALEAKLKQCSEENTLATAKTAELEKQLAEANKTRETADAQLADVTKQTSGQSAQLAELEAKLKQRSEENALAQQQLAEAKEQAAASEEKHRLATAKTAELEKQLAEANKTRETADAQLAEATKQTTGQSAQLAELEAKLKQSSEQKAQVEQQLAAAQATPAVAKTAATKAASPAFSLAAKKSEHARVNYAWGVWFAAKVQLESEVLKDIGQKFMPTAFLQGLQDKFANTLQMQNAELEKILSTLNKQVDDARQREITRNKKQGQQLLADAAKLKGAVQADNGVVYLVEKRGPGAAIGDTDVIRFKVDEKVSSGQVLAQNEVNTARVSELPMVMRAGVKKLVVGGRVKIYVPTELAYGEEGIPGAVPPGVTSVMTLEVLGIEK